The segment CGGATCTGCGCGGCCGCGCCCACGTCCACGCCCCAGGTGGGTTGCGAGACGATCAGCAGGCGCGGGCCGGCGTCGATCTCGCGGCCCACGATGAACTTCTGCAGATTGCCGCCTGACAGGCTGCGCGCCGCTGCGTGTTCGTCGGCGGCCTTGACGTGCAGGCGGGCGATGATGCCGCGGGCCTGGGCGGCCAGCACCTTGGTGCGGATCCAGCCCAGGGGGCCCAGCGATTCGCCGCGCGTGAGCAGCAGGTTGTGGTCCAGGCCCATGGCGGGCACGGCGCCGCGGCCCAGGCGTTCTTCGGGCACGAAATGCAGGCCCAGGGCGCGGCGGCGCGCCGGGTCCAGGCGTGCCGCGTCGTGTTCGCCCAGGCGGATGCTGCCCGGCGCGCTGCGCAGGTCTTCACCCGAGAGCGCGTACAGCAGTTCGCGCTGCCCGTTGCCCGACACACCGGCAATGCCCACCACCTCGCCCGCGCGCACCTGCAGGTCCACCTTGTCCAGGTCCACGCCAAAGGGGTCCTGCCGCGTGAGGCTCAGGCCGCGCACGTCCAGCTGCACCGCACCGGTCTGGGGCGGCTTGTGCTGCAGGGCCGGTGGTTCCGCGCCGATCATCAGGCGGCTCAGCGAGGCATTGCTTTCCTCGCGCGGGTCGCAGCTGCCCGTCACCTCGCCGCCGCGCAGCACGGTACAGGCCGTGCACAGGGCGCGGATCTCATGCAGCTTGTGGCTGATGTACAGGATGCTGCAGCCCTGCGCGGCCAGCTGGCGCAGCACCTCGAAGAGTTTTTCCACCGCCTGCGGCGTCAGCACGGACGTGGGTTCGTCCAGGATCAGTAGCTGCGGCTCGCCCAGCAGGGCGCGGATGATCTCCACCCGCTGCATCTCTCCCACGCTCAGGCTGTGCACCGGGCGTTCGGGGTCGATGTCCAGGCCGTATTGCTGGGCCTTGTCGCGGATGCGTTGCGTCACCTCGGCCAGCTTCAGGCTCTTGTCCAGCCCGATCCAGACGTTCTCGGCCACGGTCAGCGAATCGAACAGGCTGAAGTGCTGGAACACCATGCTGATGCCCAGGGCCCGCGCCTGCTGCGGGTTGCGGATCTGCACCGGCTGGCCCTGGTAGACGATCTGGCCCTCGTCGGGTTTGACGGCGCCGTAGACGATCTTCATCAGGGTGGACTTGCCCGCACCGTTTTCGCCCAGCAGTGCATGAATCTGGCCCGGGAGCACCGTCAGCGCGATGTTGCGGTTGGCCACCACGCCCGGGTAGCGCTTGGTGATACCGGAGAGCGCAAGGCGAGGCGGGGCGTCTGCGACAGAGGTGCTCATGATGTCAAAGGGGTTGTTCGCGCGCGCAAAATCCGGGCGAACGGCACTAGCTTAAGCTATAACTGTGCCAAGTCCTGCATACAAATATTGCATACAAACCGCCGCGTGTCGACCCCCGCTGGTATGACGCTTGCTTCGGAGACCGAGATGGAAGAGAAACCGCTGCAATTCGTCCGCCGGGGTGAAATCGTCTCGCTCACGGGGGTGGCCCCCAGCCGCACCCTGCTGGAAGTGCTGCGCGAAGACCTGCAGTGCACGGCCGTCAAGGAAGGCTGTGGCGAGGGTGATTGCGGCGCCTGCACCGTGGTGCTGGCCGAGCCTGCGGGTGAGGGTCTGAGCTACAAGGCCATCAACAGCTGCATCCGCCTGGCCCATTCGGTGCACGGCATGGCCGTCTGGACCGCGCAGGATATCGGGGCGCGTGACGGCTTCGTCACCGCCGGGCCGCCCCAAGGTGACGAACGCCCCCTCGGGGGGCAGCGACCCGTGTCAGCGGCGGAGCGTGGGGGCACAGTTCTCCACCCCTGCCAGCAGGCCATGGTGGACAAACACGGAAGCCAGTGTGGTTTCTGCACCCCCGGTTTTGTCATGAGCCTCTTCGGCATGTACCAGAACCGTGTGCTGGCCGGTCAGAGCATCAGCCGCGAGACGGCGCAGGCCGACCTGTCGGGCAACCTCTGCCGCTGTACCGGTTACCGCCCCATCTTCGATGCCGCGCAAGCCATGGACACCCTGCCGCGCGTGACGGTGGACGAAGCCGCGGTGCTGGCCCGGCTGCGCCAGATCGCCCCCGCCCCCGCGGCCGACTACAGCGCGCCCACCACACTGGCTGAGTTGTTGAAGCTGCGCGCCGAACAGCCGCAAGCCCAGTTGGTGGCCGGCTGCACCGACGTGGGCCTGTGGGTCACCAAACAGCACCGCCAGTTCGCGCAGGTGCTGGATGTGACCCGCGTGGAGGAGTTGCGGCAGCTGCTCCGTACCCCGGAGTTGCTGCGTATCGGTGCGGCCGTCACCCTGCACGAAGCCTACGCGGCACTCGTGGCCGACCGTCCGCAGCTGCGCCGATTTGCCGAACGTTTTGCCGGCCTGCCCGTGCGCAACAGCGGCACCCTGGGCGGCAATGTGGCCAACGGCTCGCCCATCGGCGACAGCATGCCCCTGCTGCTGGCCATGGGCGCCACGCTGGTGCTGGCCAGTGTGCGCGGCGAGCGCCGTTTGCCCCTGGACGATTTCTACACGGGCTACCGCAAGAACCTGCTGGCGCCCGATGAGGTGCTGGCTTTCATCGAGGTGCCGCGCCCCGCGCCCGACGAACACCTGCGCGTGTACAAGATCTCCAAGCGCCAGGACGACGACATCTCTGCCGTCTGCCTGGCCTTGAACTTGCAGGTGCAGAGCGGGCGCATCGTGGCCTCTCGCATCGGCGCGGGCGGTGTGGCCGCCACGCCCGTGCGCGCGCTCAAAACCGAGGCTGCGCTCACGGGCCAGCCCTGGGGCCGCGCAACTTTTGAAGCAGTTGCCTCCGTGCTGGCGCAGGAGTTCTCACCCATCTCCGACATGCGCGCCAGCGCCGCCTACCGCAGCAGTGTGCTGGGCCGCCTGCTGCTGCGTTACTGGGCCGAAGAGCAGGGTGAGTTGCAGCTGGAGGCTTTGACATGAGCGCCGCACGGCCGCCCGAAGGCGCGAGGGCCCCCTCGGGGGGCAGCGAGGACACGAAGTGCCGAGCGTGGGGGTATCTATGAGCGCGTCGGACCCCGTCTTCGCCAGCGGCCAGTCGGTCGCGCACGAAAGCGCGCGCCACCAGGTCCAGGGCCTGGCGCCTTATATCGACGACCTGCCCGAGCTGCGCGGCACCTTGCACGCCGCGCCCATCCTCTCGCCTGTCGCACATGGCAGGCTCAAGGGCGTGGACACGACGGCTGCACGCGCCATGCCCGGCGTGGTGGACGTGGTGCTGGCCGCCGACATCCCCGGCGACCCGTTGCTCGCCACCTTCGTCCACGACGAACCCATCTTCGCGCGCGACACGGTCCAGCATGTGGGCCAGGTCATCGGCCTGGTGCTGGCCGAGACCGTGATGCAGGCGCGGCGCGCCGCGCGCGCCGTCAAGCTCGACATCGAAGCCCTGCCGGCCGTGCTCACCGCGCGTGAGGCGCACGCCGCGCAAAGTTATGTGCTACCGCCCGTCACCGTGAAGCGTGGCGAACCCGAGCAGGCCATGAAGAGCGCCAAGCACACCCTGAGTGGCAGCTTCGAGGTGGGCGGCCAGGAACACTTCTATCTCGAAGGTCAGATCGCCTACGCCATCCCGCAGGAACAGCAGCAGTGGCTGATCCACAGCAGCACCCAGCATCCGGGCGAGATCCAGCACTGGGTGGCCCATGCCCTGGGGCTGGACAACCACCGCGTGCGCGTGGAGTGCCGGCGCATGGGCGGCGGTTTCGGCGGCAAGGAAACGCAGGCCGGCCACCTGGCCGTGTGGGCCACCCTGGCCGCGCGCAAGACCGGCCGCCCCGTCAAGCTGCGCCTGGACCGCGACGACGACTTCATGGTCACCGGCAAGCGCCACCCCTTCGCCTACGACTACACCGTGGGCTATGACGACACGGGCCTCATCACCGCGCTGCAGCTCACCCTGCTGGCCGAATGTGGTTTCAGCGCCGACCTCTCGGGCCCCGTGGCCGATCGCGCCGTCTTCCACAGCGACAACGCCTACTTTTTGAGTGACGTGCGTATCGACAGCTACCGCTGCAAGACCAATACGC is part of the Rhodoferax sp. BAB1 genome and harbors:
- a CDS encoding ABC transporter ATP-binding protein — its product is MSTSVADAPPRLALSGITKRYPGVVANRNIALTVLPGQIHALLGENGAGKSTLMKIVYGAVKPDEGQIVYQGQPVQIRNPQQARALGISMVFQHFSLFDSLTVAENVWIGLDKSLKLAEVTQRIRDKAQQYGLDIDPERPVHSLSVGEMQRVEIIRALLGEPQLLILDEPTSVLTPQAVEKLFEVLRQLAAQGCSILYISHKLHEIRALCTACTVLRGGEVTGSCDPREESNASLSRLMIGAEPPALQHKPPQTGAVQLDVRGLSLTRQDPFGVDLDKVDLQVRAGEVVGIAGVSGNGQRELLYALSGEDLRSAPGSIRLGEHDAARLDPARRRALGLHFVPEERLGRGAVPAMGLDHNLLLTRGESLGPLGWIRTKVLAAQARGIIARLHVKAADEHAAARSLSGGNLQKFIVGREIDAGPRLLIVSQPTWGVDVGAAAQIRAEILALRDAGCAVLVVSEELEELFELSDRLHVMAKGRLSPSLLMAEATTERIGEWMSGLWHTEVQQHLHELEAGHAAA
- the xdhA gene encoding xanthine dehydrogenase small subunit, translating into MEEKPLQFVRRGEIVSLTGVAPSRTLLEVLREDLQCTAVKEGCGEGDCGACTVVLAEPAGEGLSYKAINSCIRLAHSVHGMAVWTAQDIGARDGFVTAGPPQGDERPLGGQRPVSAAERGGTVLHPCQQAMVDKHGSQCGFCTPGFVMSLFGMYQNRVLAGQSISRETAQADLSGNLCRCTGYRPIFDAAQAMDTLPRVTVDEAAVLARLRQIAPAPAADYSAPTTLAELLKLRAEQPQAQLVAGCTDVGLWVTKQHRQFAQVLDVTRVEELRQLLRTPELLRIGAAVTLHEAYAALVADRPQLRRFAERFAGLPVRNSGTLGGNVANGSPIGDSMPLLLAMGATLVLASVRGERRLPLDDFYTGYRKNLLAPDEVLAFIEVPRPAPDEHLRVYKISKRQDDDISAVCLALNLQVQSGRIVASRIGAGGVAATPVRALKTEAALTGQPWGRATFEAVASVLAQEFSPISDMRASAAYRSSVLGRLLLRYWAEEQGELQLEALT